In Harpia harpyja isolate bHarHar1 chromosome Z, bHarHar1 primary haplotype, whole genome shotgun sequence, a single window of DNA contains:
- the LOC128137417 gene encoding LOW QUALITY PROTEIN: glutaredoxin-1-like (The sequence of the model RefSeq protein was modified relative to this genomic sequence to represent the inferred CDS: inserted 1 base in 1 codon), producing the protein MADKFLESKIQDGKVTLFVRAGCPYSRNAMEMLKQYNXAPGCLQVFDINESRDAQDYFQATGQSPVPRVFIGRHCIGGLSDLENARCRLPAMLQRIGALR; encoded by the exons ATGGCTGATAAGTTTCTGGAGAGCAAAATCCAGGACGGCAAGGTAACCCTGTTCGTAAGGGCAGGCTGCCCTTACAGCAGGAATGCCATGGAGATGCTCAAGCAATACA TTGCGCCCGGGTGCCTGCAAGTGTTTGACATTAACGAATCCAGGGACGCTCAGGATTACTTCCAAGCAACAGGGCAGAGCCCG GTGCCTCGCGTGTTCATCGGGAGACACTGCATCGGAGGATTGTCCGACCTGGAGAACGCGCGCTGCAGGCTCCCTGCAATGCTGCAGCGCATTGGTGCCCTGCGGTAG